A DNA window from Pyrus communis chromosome 3, drPyrComm1.1, whole genome shotgun sequence contains the following coding sequences:
- the LOC137728462 gene encoding cytosolic isocitrate dehydrogenase [NADP]-like, with the protein MYKMEEVQIFRLSRNKMFWFKDTFQEAYEAHWRSRYEAAGIWYEHCLIDDMVAYALKSEGGYVWACKNYDGDVQSDFLAQGFGSLGLMTFILVCRDGKTIEAEV; encoded by the exons ATGTATAAGATGGAAGAGGTTCAAATTTTCCGTTTAAGCAGAAATAAAATGTTCTG GTTCAAGGACACCTTCCAGGAAGCTTATGAAGCTCATTGGAGATCAAGATATGAAGCTGCAGGGATTTG GTATGAGCATTGTCTTATTGACGACATGGTTGCTTATGCTCTCAAAAGTGAAGGAGGTTATGTTTGGGCATGCAAAAATTATGATGGGGATGTGCAAAGTGACTTCTTAGCCCAAG GTTTTGGATCTCTGGGGCTGATGACATTTATACTG GTGTGCCGAGATGGAAAGACCATCGAAGCTGAAGTTTAA
- the LOC137728463 gene encoding isocitrate dehydrogenase [NADP]-like, translating into MGHGPNQSIHSCACWTMPICIVRHAFGDQYEATDAIIEGPGKLKMIFVPDGPNEKTEWEVYKFTGAGGIALSMYNTDESICAFAEASMNTAYQKKWPLYLSTKNTILKKYDGRFKDIFQEAYEDIFQEVYVAAGIWYEHRLIDDMVAYALKSEGGYVWACKNYDGDVRSGFLAQGFGSLGLMTFILVINLGKLGFGTVTRHYRVHQKGGETSTNSIASIFAWSRGLAHRY; encoded by the exons ATGGGCCATGGGCCCAACCAATCGATTCATAGTTGTGCTT GTTGGACAATGCCAATATGTATTGTGAGACATGCTTTTGGTGATCAGTACGAAGCAACTGATGCAATCATAGAAGGGCCTGGAAaacttaaaatgatttttg TACCTGATGGGCCCAACGAGAAGACAGAGTGGGAGGTTTACAAATTTACTGGTGCTGGAGGCATAGCATTGTCCATGTATAACACGGACGAG TCTATCTGTGCTTTTGCTGAGGCTTCCATGAACACTGCCTACCAGAAAAAGTGGCCACTTTATCTTAGCACTAAAAATACTATTCTGAAGAAATATGATGGAAG GTTCAAGGACATCTTCCAGGAAGCTTATGAA GACATCTTCCAGGAAGTTTATGTGGCTGCAGGGATTTG GTATGAGCATCGTCTTATTGACGACATGGTTGCTTATGCTCTCAAAAGTGAAGGAGGTTATGTTTGGGCATGCAAAAATTATGATGGGGATGTGCGAAGTGGCTTCTTAGCCCAAG GTTTTGGATCTCTGGGGCTGATGACATTTATACTGGTAATCAATTTGG GAAAACTTGGATTTGGTACAGTAACTCGCCATTACCGGGTCCACCAGAAAGGAGGCGAAACAAGCACAAACAGCATAGCTTCGATCTTTGCATGGTCACGAGGTCTTGCACACAGGTATTAG